CCGAAGGTGCGGGTCATGGCGATAGCGCAGAAATCACAGACCATGCCGAGGATATCGGCGCTGACCAGCGTGCCGCCTTCCTCCACAGCGGCGGCGAGTTCCGGGGTGGCATAGGCGTGGTCGTCGGCCATGGCGGCCGGAGCGAGCGGCAGAGTGGTGAAAAGCAGGGCGGCGATGGCCGCGTTCAGGATACGAAACATGGGATCTCTCCTTTTGAGGATCATCAGAAACGATAGATGAAGGTGACAAGGGCCTCGTCGACAACCGGCGTGTAGCCCAGCTCCAGCAGGGCCGGACCCCGGAAGAAGCGCACCAGCGGCGTCACCGCCACGGGCGTGGCGTCTTCGGGATGGTGGTCGACCTCAACCATCAGCCAGGTGTGCAGCTCGCCAAAGCCCGCGATATAGGGCGCGACCCCGGCGCGAGCCGCCTGCATGGCGTGGCCGCCCTCGCCCATATCGCTGACCCGGCCCATGTAAGACAGGAACCAGCGCCGGGTCTCCCAGTCGGCCATGATGCCGGCATAGCCCGCGCCGGTGGCGCCGCGATCATTGTCGTTGATGCCCTGAGCCACCCCGGCGCCCGCGAAGGCGTAGAGATTGGCCTGATAGTCCTCGCCGAACCAGCGCTTGGCCAGCCAGGTCGCCTGGGCGCCGTTGAACAGAAGATCGTCGGTCCGGTCCCATTCGGTCTTCACGCCGATGGAATAGTCAAAACGCGGGGTGTAGTGGATCAGAAGACCGGTATTCATCCGGTCTGACTGGGCGATGGTGGTCCATCCCCCTTCATAGGACACCGGGCGGGCGTCAGCCGCGCCAGCACCCAGCGCGATACACGCGCAGGCCGTCAGTAAATGTCGCATGAACTGTCATACGCTCCCATGCCGGGTAAACGAAGAACGCGAAAACTCGTGTCGCGGTCAGCGTTTCGGCGGGGGCGGATCGGTGAGGCGCAGGACAGACGGCGCCGGGTCGGGCGCGAAGGCGTGTCCCGGATCCGCCTCTGGCGAGGCCGGTCCGGCGGCGGGCGGGCTCTCGAGAGCCGCCAGCAGGACGCAGGTCCCGCAGGCCGCGCCGCCCATGCATTCGGAGTGGGTGTCTGAGTCCGGGGTCTGCGCCGGCGCGCCATGGCAGTCGGCTGTGGGCACCGCTTCGCCCTCAAACGCCTGCGCATGCGCTGTCCCGTCCAGCATGCCGGGGCAAAAGCGTGCGCCAGCCTCGACGAGGACAAGCACCGCCAGAAGGGACATGAACCAGCGCATCATGCTCGCTTATACGCGCAAAGGCCGCGCCGCGAAAGCCGGGCGCACTCACAGATCCGTGACGCCCCCAACGCAGTCGGGGCGCGGAAGGTCTCCCCTTCCGCGCCCCGCTGGCAGGCTGGTGATCGGCTTGGCGCTTCTAGAAGTTGAAGCGCAGGCCGCCGAACAGGGTGTAACCGAACGCTTCGCGCTCAAGCACGCGGCTGCGGTCACCCACGTAACGCACACCCTCGGTATTGGTCAGGTTCTTGGCTTCGAAGAACACGCCCAGACGCTCGCTCACATCGTAGCTGGCCGAGAAGTCCAGCTGGCTGCGGCCTTCCCAGAACTCGTCCAGACGCGAGTCCTCGCCATCGACATCATCCAGATAATCGGAGCGCTCATTCCACGACAGACGGGCGCTGAAACGCTCGGTTTCGTAGAACACGGCGAGGTTCAGGATGGTGTCCGACTGACCCGGAAGGATGCGCGTGCGGCTGCCCGAAATCGGGGCCGCCAGCGTGATCTCTGCATCGGTCCAAGTGTAGTTGGCGAACACGCCGGTGTTCGACAAGAAGCCCGGCAGGTTAACGAACTGCTGCTGATAGGTCAGCTCGATCCCGCGGATATAGCCGTCCGGCGCGTTTTCCGCTTGGGAGATTTCCGCAGGAAGCCCTTCATACGTGCCGTCGCGGTTCAGCGTGAACTCGTAATTCTCCAGATCCTTGTAGAACACGTTGACGGCCGCCAGGCCGAGCGGAGTGAAATAGTATTCCAGGCCCGCGTCGAAATTGTTCGACAGGGTTTCGCGCAGGTCCGGATTACCGCGGTCCACTTCAACCGGCAGCGAGGTGCGGTCGCCTTCTTCCACCCGCGGCACCACGTCCTGGTAGCGCGGACGGCTGATGGCGCGGGTCAGCGCGACACGGCCGATGAAGTTGTCGGCAAACTCGTGACGCACGGTCAGGTTCGGGAACCAGTTGGTGTAATCCCGGCTGACCGCGTTGATGCGGATGTTGTCATTGTCGTCGATGAACGGGGCCGAGCCTTCGAACTCGGTGTGCTCGACGCGCAGGCCGGCCACAATGCGCGTGGCGCCGGCTTCCACCGTGGCCATGCCGTAGGCGGCGTAGATCCGCTCTTCGGCGTCATAGTCGGCTGTGGTCGATTGCGGCACGCGGCGCACCGCCGGCTGGGTGGAGGTCGCCTGAATGGCGTTCCAGTAGGCGGTCACCAGGGCCGGGTCGTATTTCTGGCCGAGGAAATAGCCGAAATTCTGCGAGCGCTCATTGCCCAGGAAGGCCGAGATCGGCTGGCCCGGGTTGGCGACGCCGCGGCGGTCGCGATACTGCTCGTTATCATTGGTGACGTCGCGGTTGCGCACCGACGCGCCGGTGCGGAACTCGGCCGGATTGGCGAAAAGCGAACTGCTGAAGGCATAGTTGATGCGCGCGGCAATCTCGTCCTGCTCGGTGGTCTGGCCGCGTGACACGTTCTCGCGGAAATTATAGGCACCCAGGTCGAGGTGCTCGTTGGTAGTGAACAGCGACAGGGCCGGATTATCCGCATCGGCGTAGTCATAGCTCAGCGTCGGACGCAGCGAGGAGCGGAACAGGAACTGGGCGCGGCGCGGGTTGAACTGTTCCGAGCGCGAATAGGACACCGAGTAATCCAGCTCGCCGGCACCCAGAAGATGCTCGCCGCCCGCCTGGAGCGTGGCGATCTCGTTCTGCACAATACGGTGGCGCAGCTCTTTCTCTATGCGGGTGTCGCTCCAGGTCGCATTACCGTTACTCGCGCCCGGCTCCAGATCGCCGGCAGAGTAGTCGACGATCAGCGTGTTGCGGAATTCGTCATCGCGGAAGCGCGAATAGCTGCCGGTGATGAAGAAGCGGGTTGCGTCGTCGGGGCGGAATTCCAACGATCCGGTCAGAGCCGAGCGCTCACGCACCGTGTCATAGTCCTTGAACTCCTGGTCTTCGACAACGAACACATCCTGGCCGCCGATCTCTTCGATCGCCCAACCCGATTCGATGTTGTCGACCTGACGGTCGGTGCGCGAATAGCTCGCCGAGAGCAGCGCGCCGAAGCGGCCGTCGGCGGACGTGTTGGACACCGTGCCCGAGGCGCGCCGGTCATTGCCGCCGCCGAACTCGTTATAGCTCACGCCGCCCTGGCCGGTGACGTTGAAGCCCGGACGGTCGAACGGCGAGCGGGTCACCAGGTTCACCGAACCGGCGATGGAGTCGGCGTCCTGATTGGGAAGCAGGGTCTTGGACACTTCCAGCGAAGCAACGATGTCGGACGGGATGGTGTCCAGATCCACCGCGCGGGTCTCCGGATCGGGCGAGCCCACGGCCACGCCGTCCACGGAGATGCCGGTGAAACCTCCGGGCGCGCCGCGCAGATTGATGAAGCGGCCTTCGCCCTGGTCACGCGCGACCGCGAAGCCCGGCACGCGCTGCAGCGCCTCGGCGATGTTGGCGTCGGGGAAGCGGCCGATGGTGTCAGCCGAAATGATGTTGGTGGTGGCGTCATTGGTGCGCTGCTGGTTCAGGGCGCGCGCCGTGGAGTCCAGAATCTGGCCGGTGATGACGATGCGGTCCACCGCCTCGCTGTCTGACAGGGTGAAGGTGATGAAGTTCGCATCGGTCGGCGACACGCTGATCGCGTTCACGGCGGTGGGCAGGCCCAGATAGCTGACTTCCAGCTGGGTTTCGCCGGCCGGCAGCGACAGGAAGGTG
The window above is part of the Hyphomonadaceae bacterium ML37 genome. Proteins encoded here:
- a CDS encoding TonB-dependent receptor, whose amino-acid sequence is MKFHAALLGAASVLALCAASGAAYAQHAVSGVVVDQRGTPLPGAQVRVRELGLSTATNRQGEFTFLSLPAGETQLEVSYLGLPTAVNAISVSPTDANFITFTLSDSEAVDRIVITGQILDSTARALNQQRTNDATTNIISADTIGRFPDANIAEALQRVPGFAVARDQGEGRFINLRGAPGGFTGISVDGVAVGSPDPETRAVDLDTIPSDIVASLEVSKTLLPNQDADSIAGSVNLVTRSPFDRPGFNVTGQGGVSYNEFGGGNDRRASGTVSNTSADGRFGALLSASYSRTDRQVDNIESGWAIEEIGGQDVFVVEDQEFKDYDTVRERSALTGSLEFRPDDATRFFITGSYSRFRDDEFRNTLIVDYSAGDLEPGASNGNATWSDTRIEKELRHRIVQNEIATLQAGGEHLLGAGELDYSVSYSRSEQFNPRRAQFLFRSSLRPTLSYDYADADNPALSLFTTNEHLDLGAYNFRENVSRGQTTEQDEIAARINYAFSSSLFANPAEFRTGASVRNRDVTNDNEQYRDRRGVANPGQPISAFLGNERSQNFGYFLGQKYDPALVTAYWNAIQATSTQPAVRRVPQSTTADYDAEERIYAAYGMATVEAGATRIVAGLRVEHTEFEGSAPFIDDNDNIRINAVSRDYTNWFPNLTVRHEFADNFIGRVALTRAISRPRYQDVVPRVEEGDRTSLPVEVDRGNPDLRETLSNNFDAGLEYYFTPLGLAAVNVFYKDLENYEFTLNRDGTYEGLPAEISQAENAPDGYIRGIELTYQQQFVNLPGFLSNTGVFANYTWTDAEITLAAPISGSRTRILPGQSDTILNLAVFYETERFSARLSWNERSDYLDDVDGEDSRLDEFWEGRSQLDFSASYDVSERLGVFFEAKNLTNTEGVRYVGDRSRVLEREAFGYTLFGGLRFNF